In the genome of Polyangia bacterium, the window TGATCTCATCTCCCGTAGATTCCCGGCAACTTTTTGATCCCGGCACGTCCGGAAAAGGGAGAGAAGGCATGGCCAAGCTACTTTCGAAGTCCGAGCTCATTCAGAAACTCGCCGAGGAGCACGCCGATAAATTGACCCGCAAGGACGTCAAGGGTGTCCTCGAGACGCTGGCTCAGGTGGGGTACAAGGAGCTCAAGAAGACCGGCACTTTCCTGGTCCCCGGTCTGGCGAAGTTCGTCGTCATCAAGAAGCCGGCGACCAAGGCCCGCAA includes:
- a CDS encoding HU family DNA-binding protein — translated: MAKLLSKSELIQKLAEEHADKLTRKDVKGVLETLAQVGYKELKKTGTFLVPGLAKFVVIKKPATKAR